In Pseudobdellovibrionaceae bacterium, the following proteins share a genomic window:
- a CDS encoding DUF1854 domain-containing protein, whose protein sequence is MEALQLNRVKTMKQENEVDENHRQLLVMGDEGQLSLWKEGQYIAVEIRRCFPWSQPTQCLSIRNGDDEEMMFIKDVKNLEKKSQDAVLQAMRESGFFFKITRIIEAREEFELRHWLVETEQGQRRFQTRLEDWPRELPGGDLLIRDVYGDIYHVGGLRSLDQRSRELLWAFIE, encoded by the coding sequence ATGGAAGCTTTGCAATTAAATAGGGTGAAAACCATGAAGCAGGAAAATGAAGTGGATGAAAACCATCGACAGCTTCTGGTGATGGGTGATGAAGGCCAGCTGTCCCTCTGGAAGGAGGGACAGTATATCGCGGTGGAAATCCGCCGCTGCTTTCCCTGGTCTCAACCCACCCAGTGTTTGTCGATTCGAAATGGAGATGATGAGGAAATGATGTTTATTAAGGATGTAAAGAATCTTGAGAAGAAAAGCCAGGACGCAGTTCTTCAGGCGATGAGGGAGTCAGGATTTTTCTTTAAGATCACGAGAATTATTGAGGCCCGTGAGGAGTTTGAGTTGAGGCACTGGTTGGTGGAAACCGAGCAGGGTCAGCGCCGTTTTCAGACTCGTCTTGAGGATTGGCCCCGGGAGCTCCCCGGGGGTGATCTGCTGATTCGAGATGTCTATGGGGACATTTACCATGTCGGCGGCCTGAGGAGTCTGGATCAGCGCAGTCGAGAGCTGCTTTGGGCCTTTATCGAGTAA